A window of the Deinococcus gobiensis I-0 genome harbors these coding sequences:
- the tatA gene encoding twin-arginine translocase TatA/TatE family subunit, with protein MLGLIEPGHLILILLAALVVFGPRRLPELGKSLGGAIRSFRQGTHGLAEDFAEATRTPAPEAVRAEAVPVQTLVAAAAPSTPVRAPEAE; from the coding sequence ATGCTCGGACTGATCGAACCCGGCCACCTGATACTCATCCTGCTCGCCGCGCTGGTGGTGTTCGGCCCCCGCCGCCTGCCCGAACTGGGCAAGAGCCTGGGCGGCGCGATCCGCAGTTTCCGCCAGGGAACACATGGCCTGGCCGAGGATTTCGCAGAGGCCACGCGTACCCCCGCCCCCGAGGCCGTCCGCGCCGAAGCGGTGCCGGTCCAGACGCTGGTGGCGGCCGCCGCGCCCAGCACGCCGGTGCGCGCCCCGGAGGCCGAGTAG
- a CDS encoding ComF family protein yields MPPDPRPTLGGWLRALLPRPCPGCGAQLGAAAGLCGVCRAALRVRAESHSPLSTRVTPHLLSCGPYQGVARRSVRALKYGGAREVAAPLGELLAAAVPPDWQVAAVVPVPLHPARQRERGYNQAELLARATARGLGVPCVCALERTRATAQQARQHAAARQANLAGAFRVCAPLPPGTVLLVDDVATTGSTLLACRDALLAAGPRELRYAVVAR; encoded by the coding sequence ATGCCCCCGGACCCCCGCCCCACCCTCGGCGGCTGGCTGCGCGCCCTGCTGCCGCGCCCCTGCCCCGGCTGCGGCGCGCAGCTCGGGGCGGCGGCGGGGCTGTGCGGGGTGTGCCGTGCCGCGCTGCGCGTGCGGGCCGAGAGCCACTCGCCCCTAAGCACTCGCGTGACTCCGCACCTGCTGAGTTGCGGACCGTACCAGGGCGTGGCCCGGCGCAGCGTACGCGCCCTGAAATACGGCGGCGCGCGCGAGGTGGCCGCGCCGCTGGGCGAGTTGCTGGCCGCCGCCGTGCCCCCCGACTGGCAGGTGGCGGCGGTGGTGCCGGTGCCGCTGCACCCGGCGCGGCAGCGCGAGCGCGGCTACAACCAGGCCGAGCTGCTGGCACGGGCCACCGCGCGCGGCCTGGGCGTGCCGTGCGTCTGCGCGCTGGAGCGTACCCGCGCCACTGCCCAGCAGGCCCGGCAACACGCGGCGGCCCGGCAGGCCAACCTCGCCGGGGCCTTCCGGGTGTGCGCACCCCTGCCGCCCGGCACGGTGCTGCTGGTGGACGATGTGGCGACCACCGGCAGCACCCTGCTGGCCTGCCGCGACGCGCTGCTGGCCGCCGGGCCGCGCGAGCTGCGTTACGCGGTGGTGGCGCGCTGA
- a CDS encoding DUF1684 domain-containing protein produces the protein MSVPETGDLYAGAITEFRRRKDEHFASGRGPVQGEALRTFRGLSYYAPDEAWALSAPLEAPGMHDAGEFTLDTNTGQPRQMALIGRVRVPLPDGERPLSVFGPLGEAAPARVFIPFRDATSGPETYGAGRYLDAPVSRGSGGEALVQLDFNLAYHPYCAYGDGWTCPLPPAENRLDVAVRAGERLPQTAQ, from the coding sequence AATTCCGGCGGCGCAAGGACGAGCATTTCGCGTCCGGGCGCGGGCCGGTGCAGGGCGAGGCGCTGCGGACCTTCCGGGGCCTGAGTTACTACGCCCCCGACGAGGCCTGGGCGCTGAGCGCCCCGCTGGAAGCCCCCGGCATGCACGACGCGGGCGAATTCACGCTGGACACCAATACCGGACAGCCCCGCCAGATGGCGCTCATCGGGCGGGTGCGGGTGCCGCTGCCCGATGGCGAGCGGCCGCTCAGCGTGTTCGGGCCGCTGGGTGAGGCGGCCCCGGCGCGCGTATTCATTCCCTTCCGCGACGCCACCAGCGGCCCCGAAACCTACGGCGCGGGCCGTTATCTCGACGCGCCGGTGTCCCGTGGCTCCGGCGGCGAGGCGCTGGTACAGCTCGACTTCAACCTCGCCTATCACCCCTACTGCGCCTACGGCGACGGCTGGACCTGCCCGCTGCCCCCCGCCGAGAACCGGCTGGACGTGGCCGTGCGGGCCGGCGAGCGCCTGCCCCAGACGGCGCAGTAG